One Jannaschia sp. GRR-S6-38 genomic window carries:
- a CDS encoding OsmC family protein gives MPDKRGSAHWEGSLKDGRGTISTESGALDAHPYGFKERFEGVKGSNPEELIGAAHASCFSMALSMILGQSDMTPASIDTQATVTLSEVDGGFAVTKSHLDVTISVPGASEADVMEAANAAKEGCPISKLLDCEITMDAKVA, from the coding sequence ATGCCCGACAAACGCGGAAGCGCCCATTGGGAAGGCAGCCTGAAAGACGGCCGCGGGACGATCTCGACCGAAAGCGGCGCGCTCGACGCCCATCCCTACGGCTTCAAGGAGCGCTTCGAGGGCGTGAAGGGCTCGAACCCCGAGGAGCTGATCGGCGCGGCGCACGCGTCCTGCTTCTCGATGGCGCTGTCGATGATCCTGGGCCAGTCCGACATGACGCCCGCGTCCATCGACACCCAGGCCACGGTCACCCTGTCCGAGGTCGATGGCGGCTTCGCCGTCACCAAGTCGCATCTCGACGTGACGATCTCGGTCCCCGGCGCGTCCGAAGCGGACGTGATGGAGGCCGCCAACGCCGCCAAGGAAGGCTGCCCGATCTCGAAGCTTCTGGACTGCGAGATCACGATGGACGCCAAGGTCGCCTGA
- a CDS encoding peptide chain release factor 3 yields the protein MPDTALSNRPALPPEIGRRRTFAIISHPDAGKTTLTEKFLLYGGAIQMAGQVRAKGEARRTRSDFMQMEKDRGISVSASAMSFDFHRGAMEYRFNLVDTPGHSDFSEDTYRTLTAVDAAVMVIDGAKGVESQTQKLFEVCRMRDLPILTFCNKMDRESRDTFEIIDEIQENLAIDVTPASWPIGQGREFIGCYDVLRDRLELMDRADRNKVAETVKISGLDDPKLAEHVPAALLETLREELEMARELLPAFDRDAFLEGSLTPIWFGSAINSFGVQELMAGIAEFGPAPQPQRAEPRQVGADEGKVTGFVFKVQANMDPKHRDRVAFLRLASGHFERGMKLTHVRSKKPMAISNPVMFLASDRELAEEAWAGDIIGIPNHGQLRIGDALTEGEDLRFTGIPSFAPELLQGVRAGDPMKAKHLEKALMQFAEEGAAKVFKPAIGSGFIVGVVGALQFEVLASRIELEYGLPVRFEASQFTSARWLSGPKAAVEEVVNRNKQHIAHDNDGDPVFLTRLQWDIDRIERDHPEVTLSATKEMLR from the coding sequence ATGCCAGACACCGCGCTCTCCAACCGCCCCGCCCTTCCGCCCGAGATCGGCCGCCGCCGCACCTTCGCGATCATCTCGCACCCGGATGCGGGCAAGACGACGCTGACCGAGAAGTTCCTTCTCTACGGCGGCGCGATCCAGATGGCGGGCCAGGTGCGCGCCAAGGGCGAGGCGCGACGCACGCGGTCGGACTTCATGCAGATGGAGAAGGATCGCGGCATTTCGGTCTCGGCCTCGGCCATGTCCTTCGACTTCCATCGCGGCGCGATGGAATATCGCTTCAACCTCGTGGACACGCCCGGCCACTCGGATTTCTCGGAAGACACCTACCGCACGCTGACCGCCGTCGACGCGGCGGTGATGGTGATCGACGGCGCCAAGGGCGTCGAGAGCCAGACGCAGAAGCTGTTCGAGGTCTGCCGGATGCGCGACCTGCCGATCCTGACCTTCTGCAACAAGATGGACCGCGAGAGCCGGGACACCTTCGAGATCATCGACGAGATCCAGGAAAACCTCGCCATCGACGTCACCCCCGCCTCCTGGCCCATCGGCCAGGGGCGCGAATTCATCGGCTGCTACGACGTGCTGCGCGACCGGCTGGAACTCATGGACCGCGCCGATCGCAACAAGGTGGCGGAGACGGTGAAGATCAGCGGGCTCGACGACCCGAAGCTGGCCGAGCACGTCCCCGCCGCACTGCTGGAGACGCTGCGCGAGGAGCTGGAGATGGCGCGCGAGCTGCTGCCCGCCTTCGACCGCGACGCGTTCCTCGAGGGCTCGCTGACGCCGATCTGGTTCGGCTCGGCGATCAATTCCTTCGGCGTCCAGGAGCTGATGGCCGGCATCGCCGAGTTCGGCCCCGCGCCCCAGCCGCAGCGCGCCGAGCCGCGCCAGGTCGGCGCGGATGAGGGCAAGGTCACGGGCTTCGTCTTCAAGGTGCAGGCCAACATGGACCCGAAGCACCGCGACCGCGTCGCCTTCCTGCGACTGGCCTCGGGGCATTTCGAGCGCGGCATGAAGCTGACGCATGTCCGCTCGAAGAAGCCGATGGCGATCTCCAACCCGGTGATGTTTCTCGCCTCCGACCGCGAACTGGCCGAGGAAGCCTGGGCCGGCGACATCATCGGCATCCCGAACCACGGCCAGCTGCGCATCGGCGACGCGCTGACCGAGGGCGAGGATCTGCGCTTCACCGGCATCCCAAGCTTCGCGCCCGAACTCTTGCAGGGCGTGCGCGCGGGCGACCCGATGAAGGCCAAGCACTTGGAGAAGGCGCTGATGCAATTCGCCGAGGAGGGCGCGGCGAAGGTCTTCAAACCGGCCATCGGGTCGGGCTTCATCGTCGGCGTCGTGGGCGCGCTGCAATTCGAGGTGCTGGCGAGCCGGATCGAGCTGGAATACGGCCTGCCCGTCCGCTTCGAGGCGTCACAATTCACCTCGGCCCGCTGGCTGTCGGGCCCGAAGGCGGCGGTCGAGGAGGTGGTGAACCGCAACAAGCAGCACATCGCCCATGACAATGACGGCGACCCGGTCTTCCTGACCCGCCTGCAATGGGACATCGACCGGATCGAGCGCGACCACCCCGAAGTGACCCTGTCGGCGACGAAGGAGATGTTGCGGTGA
- the serS gene encoding serine--tRNA ligase: MHDIKLIRDDPEGFDAALARRGLAPMAADLLALDEARRATITASEAALADRNAASKLVGAAKAKGDEAEFERLRGLVAEKKAEIASLEEEARARDAALRDALLEIPNLPDADVPDGADEEDNVEIARWGAPREMGFVPKEHFEIAGVKPGMDFETAAKLSGARFVLLRGAVARIHRALAQFMLEIHTEENGLTEHMTPVMVRDDAMLGTDKLPKFGDDSFRTREGYWLIPTSEVTLTYSVAGEVLEAAQLPRRMVAHTLCFRSEAGSAGRDTAGMLRQHQFEKVEMVSITHPDHSRAELDRMTGLAQGILERLDLPYRTVVLCTGDMGFGARRTHDIEVWLPGQGTYREISSCSTTGDFQARRMNARFRPAGGGKPEFVHTLNGSGLAVGRCLIAVLENGQQADGSVAMPAALVPFLGGKTTLTAEGVLV; this comes from the coding sequence ATGCACGACATCAAGCTGATCCGCGACGACCCGGAGGGGTTCGATGCCGCGCTGGCGCGGCGGGGGCTGGCGCCGATGGCGGCCGATCTGCTGGCGCTGGACGAGGCGCGGCGGGCCACGATCACCGCCTCCGAGGCCGCGCTGGCCGATCGCAACGCCGCCTCCAAGCTGGTGGGCGCCGCCAAGGCGAAGGGCGACGAGGCGGAGTTCGAGCGTCTGCGCGGGCTGGTGGCCGAGAAGAAGGCCGAGATCGCGAGCCTGGAGGAAGAGGCCCGCGCCCGCGACGCCGCCCTGCGCGACGCGCTGCTGGAGATTCCGAACCTGCCCGATGCGGACGTGCCAGACGGCGCGGACGAGGAGGACAACGTGGAGATCGCCCGCTGGGGCGCGCCGCGGGAGATGGGTTTTGTGCCGAAGGAGCATTTCGAGATCGCGGGCGTGAAACCGGGCATGGATTTCGAGACCGCCGCCAAGCTCTCGGGCGCGCGCTTCGTCCTCTTGCGCGGCGCGGTCGCGCGCATCCACCGCGCGCTGGCGCAGTTCATGCTGGAGATCCACACCGAGGAGAACGGCCTGACCGAGCATATGACGCCGGTCATGGTGCGCGACGACGCGATGCTGGGCACCGACAAGCTGCCCAAGTTCGGCGATGACAGCTTCCGGACGCGCGAGGGCTACTGGCTGATCCCCACCTCCGAGGTCACGCTGACCTATTCGGTGGCGGGCGAGGTGCTGGAGGCGGCGCAGCTTCCCCGCCGGATGGTCGCGCACACGCTCTGCTTCCGGTCCGAGGCGGGCAGCGCGGGGCGCGACACGGCCGGAATGCTGCGCCAGCACCAGTTCGAAAAGGTCGAGATGGTGTCGATCACCCATCCCGATCACAGCCGGGCCGAACTCGACCGGATGACCGGGCTGGCGCAGGGCATCCTGGAACGGCTGGACCTGCCCTACCGCACGGTCGTGCTCTGCACCGGCGACATGGGCTTCGGCGCGCGGCGCACGCATGACATCGAGGTCTGGCTTCCCGGCCAGGGCACCTACCGCGAGATCTCGTCCTGCTCGACCACGGGCGATTTCCAGGCGCGGCGGATGAATGCCCGCTTCCGGCCCGCGGGCGGCGGCAAGCCGGAATTCGTCCACACGCTCAACGGCTCGGGCCTCGCCGTCGGGCGCTGCCTGATCGCGGTGCTGGAAAACGGCCAGCAGGCGGATGGCTCGGTCGCGATGCCCGCGGCGCTGGTGCCGTTTCTCGGCGGCAAGACCACGCTCACGGCCGAGGGCGTCTTGGTCTGA
- the clpS gene encoding ATP-dependent Clp protease adapter ClpS, with translation MQRLDVTAMADTPEDDGDVSVVTKTKPKTARPPLYKVLLLNDDYTPMEFVVMVLERFFGIGHSHAVEIMLTVHKKGLAVVGVFSHEIAETKVAQVMDFARRHQHPLQCTMEKEE, from the coding sequence ATGCAACGCCTGGATGTGACAGCGATGGCCGACACGCCCGAGGATGACGGCGATGTCTCGGTCGTCACCAAGACCAAGCCCAAGACGGCGAGACCGCCGCTCTACAAGGTGCTGCTGCTCAACGACGACTACACGCCGATGGAATTCGTCGTGATGGTGCTGGAACGCTTCTTCGGCATCGGCCACAGCCATGCCGTCGAGATCATGCTGACCGTGCACAAGAAGGGGCTCGCCGTGGTCGGCGTCTTCAGCCACGAGATCGCCGAGACCAAGGTCGCGCAGGTGATGGATTTCGCCCGCCGCCACCAGCACCCGCTGCAATGCACGATGGAGAAGGAGGAGTAG
- a CDS encoding HAD family hydrolase: MSVTTIGFDADDTLWHNERHFQLTQAHFAALLADHADPEHLMDRLLEAERRNIGHYGFGIKGFTLSMIETAIQVTEGRVPAGVIAEILDAGRDMLRHPVELLPGAEAAIAALEATHRLVLITKGDLLDQERKLAESGLGERFHAVEIVSEKTPETYARAFATHGHGPERALMVGNSMKSDVVPAIAAGAWGVFCPSEVEWALEAAPAPEGAARFRTIATLDELPRLVKDLG; this comes from the coding sequence ATGAGCGTTACCACTATCGGCTTCGACGCGGACGACACGCTCTGGCACAACGAGCGGCATTTCCAGCTCACGCAGGCCCATTTCGCCGCGCTGCTGGCCGATCACGCCGATCCCGAGCACCTGATGGACCGCCTGCTGGAGGCCGAGCGGCGCAACATCGGGCATTACGGATTCGGCATCAAGGGCTTCACCCTGTCGATGATCGAGACCGCGATCCAGGTGACCGAGGGGCGCGTGCCCGCCGGCGTGATCGCAGAAATCCTCGATGCGGGCCGCGACATGCTGCGCCACCCGGTCGAGCTGCTGCCCGGCGCCGAGGCGGCTATCGCGGCGCTGGAGGCCACGCACCGTCTGGTGCTGATCACCAAGGGCGATCTCCTGGACCAGGAGCGCAAGCTGGCCGAGAGCGGGCTGGGCGAGCGCTTCCACGCGGTCGAGATCGTCAGCGAGAAGACGCCCGAAACCTACGCCCGCGCCTTCGCCACCCATGGCCACGGCCCCGAGCGGGCGCTGATGGTCGGCAATTCGATGAAATCCGACGTCGTGCCCGCCATCGCGGCCGGGGCCTGGGGCGTGTTCTGCCCCTCGGAGGTCGAATGGGCGTTGGAAGCGGCACCGGCGCCGGAAGGCGCAGCGCGCTTCCGCACCATCGCGACGCTGGACGAATTGCCGCGACTCGTGAAAGACTTGGGCTGA
- a CDS encoding class I SAM-dependent methyltransferase, with protein sequence MSDRLSLALAKGAVSLPEAGRVLLLRPPATLMTEGLPLDRCVAVTGFRPDHDAFAARGVPVAEAVTGEFAAAIVFLTRARALSFDLLAQAVAALPEGAPVIVDGAKTDGVEPALKAVRAVAETGEVFAKAHGKCFAFSAPGAVPKGWAATPGAADGFVTAPGVFSADGIDPGSALLAPHLAGLSGRVCDLGAGWGYLSVMAAASPEVTEIHLVEAERAALDCARINLPDPRASFHWADATRFAGGPFDTVISNPPFHAVRKAEPEIGRGFIRAAARLLSPRGRFLLVANRHLPYEAALSEAFAETVALEDRDGYKVLQARKPRRPARSAR encoded by the coding sequence ATGTCGGATCGCCTGAGCCTCGCCCTCGCCAAGGGTGCCGTTTCGTTGCCCGAGGCGGGCCGCGTGCTGCTGTTGCGCCCGCCCGCGACGCTCATGACCGAGGGGCTGCCGCTCGATCGCTGCGTTGCGGTGACGGGCTTTCGCCCCGACCATGACGCCTTTGCCGCGCGCGGCGTGCCGGTGGCCGAGGCCGTCACAGGCGAGTTCGCCGCCGCCATCGTCTTCCTGACCCGCGCCCGCGCCCTGTCCTTCGACCTGCTGGCGCAGGCCGTCGCCGCCCTGCCCGAAGGTGCGCCGGTGATCGTGGACGGCGCAAAGACCGACGGGGTCGAGCCCGCGCTGAAGGCGGTGCGCGCGGTGGCCGAGACGGGCGAGGTCTTCGCCAAGGCGCATGGCAAGTGCTTCGCCTTTTCCGCCCCGGGGGCGGTGCCGAAGGGCTGGGCCGCGACGCCCGGCGCGGCCGATGGCTTCGTCACCGCGCCGGGGGTCTTCTCGGCGGACGGGATCGACCCGGGCTCGGCCCTGCTCGCGCCGCATCTGGCCGGCCTGTCGGGCCGGGTCTGCGACCTGGGGGCGGGCTGGGGATACCTCTCGGTGATGGCCGCCGCCTCACCCGAGGTGACCGAGATCCACCTCGTCGAGGCCGAGCGCGCCGCGCTCGATTGCGCGCGGATCAACCTGCCCGACCCGCGCGCCAGCTTCCACTGGGCCGACGCCACGCGCTTCGCGGGCGGGCCCTTCGACACCGTCATCAGCAACCCGCCCTTCCATGCCGTCCGCAAGGCCGAGCCCGAGATCGGCCGCGGCTTCATCCGTGCCGCCGCGCGCCTGCTGTCGCCACGGGGCCGCTTCCTGCTGGTCGCGAACCGGCACTTGCCCTACGAGGCCGCCCTGTCCGAGGCCTTCGCCGAAACCGTGGCCCTGGAGGATCGGGACGGCTACAAGGTCCTTCAGGCCCGCAAGCCCCGCAGACCGGCAAGGAGCGCGAGATGA
- the secF gene encoding protein translocase subunit SecF, with product MRLKLVPDETNWDFMQWRRYTFGASVVAMLASIAIWLIVGLNFGIDFLGGTTIRTESTQSVDVGAYRDAIAPLGLGDVTITEVFDPTFEEGRNVAQVRIQAQDGAEAVTPETIAAVEAALQTVDPSITFPSVESVGPKVSGELITTALLAVSASLVAILFYIWLRFEWQFSVGAIAALIHDVVLTVGVFSALQIRFDLATIAAILTIIGYSINDTVVIFDRLRENLIKFKKTPLIDVMNRSVNETLSRTLMTSGTTLLALLALMILGGDVIRGFVFAIFWGVLVGTYSSVYVAKNVVLMLGVDRDPKKPGAAGTQFADVDA from the coding sequence ATGCGCCTTAAACTGGTTCCCGACGAGACCAACTGGGACTTCATGCAATGGCGCCGCTACACCTTTGGCGCCTCGGTCGTGGCCATGCTGGCCTCCATCGCGATCTGGCTTATCGTCGGGCTGAATTTCGGCATCGACTTTCTCGGCGGCACGACGATCCGGACCGAGAGCACGCAATCGGTGGATGTGGGCGCCTATCGCGACGCCATCGCGCCGCTGGGCCTGGGCGACGTGACCATCACCGAGGTCTTCGACCCGACCTTCGAGGAAGGCCGCAACGTCGCTCAGGTCCGCATCCAGGCGCAGGACGGCGCCGAGGCCGTCACCCCCGAGACCATCGCCGCCGTCGAGGCCGCGCTGCAGACGGTCGATCCCTCGATCACCTTCCCGTCGGTCGAATCCGTCGGGCCCAAGGTCTCGGGCGAGCTGATCACCACGGCGCTGCTGGCCGTCTCGGCCTCGCTGGTGGCGATCCTGTTCTACATCTGGCTGCGCTTCGAATGGCAGTTCTCGGTGGGCGCCATCGCCGCGCTGATCCACGACGTGGTGCTGACCGTCGGGGTATTCTCGGCGCTCCAGATCCGCTTCGACCTGGCGACGATCGCGGCGATCCTGACGATCATCGGCTACTCGATCAACGACACGGTCGTGATCTTCGACCGGCTGCGCGAGAACCTGATCAAGTTCAAGAAGACGCCGCTGATCGACGTGATGAACCGCTCGGTCAACGAGACGCTCAGCCGGACGCTGATGACCTCCGGCACGACGCTGCTGGCGCTGCTGGCACTGATGATCCTGGGCGGCGACGTGATCCGGGGCTTCGTCTTCGCGATCTTCTGGGGCGTTCTGGTGGGCACCTATTCCTCGGTCTATGTGGCCAAGAACGTCGTGCTGATGCTGGGCGTGGACCGCGACCCGAAGAAGCCGGGCGCCGCGGGCACCCAATTCGCCGACGTGGACGCCTGA
- the yajC gene encoding preprotein translocase subunit YajC, with amino-acid sequence MFATPAYAQSAGGAAAGLGSFIPLILIFAIMYFLLIRPQQKKLKEHKAMVEALRRGDRVITQGGIVGKVTKLLEEGEVEVEIAEGVKVRVVKSTIATVLSKTEPAA; translated from the coding sequence ATGTTCGCAACCCCCGCCTATGCCCAATCCGCCGGCGGTGCCGCCGCGGGTCTCGGTTCCTTCATTCCGCTGATCCTGATCTTCGCGATCATGTATTTCCTCCTGATCCGTCCGCAGCAGAAGAAGCTGAAGGAACACAAGGCCATGGTCGAGGCGCTGCGCCGCGGCGACCGGGTGATCACGCAGGGCGGGATCGTCGGCAAGGTCACCAAGCTTCTGGAAGAGGGCGAGGTCGAGGTGGAGATCGCCGAGGGCGTGAAGGTCCGCGTCGTGAAGTCCACCATCGCCACGGTGCTGTCGAAGACCGAACCGGCGGCCTGA
- a CDS encoding exopolysaccharide biosynthesis protein, whose protein sequence is MTGPETPSGLRDLVDRVDAATEDCATITLGDLLAALGERGFGPVLLLGAVGMMLPVGMLPGVPLAVGCLLLVAGWQMLRGRDGLRLPRWLARRELPARQIQDGVHRMRPWLERHRHRLRARSPRLTERRVILIPGAIAVMGSGALMIALGFVPGLPAALALPVALFGLGLTIRNGLLALLGLVVLVPELIGAAWLLR, encoded by the coding sequence ATGACCGGCCCGGAGACCCCCAGCGGATTGCGCGACCTCGTCGACCGCGTCGATGCGGCGACGGAGGATTGCGCGACGATCACCCTGGGCGACCTTCTGGCCGCGCTGGGCGAGCGCGGCTTCGGGCCGGTCCTGTTGCTGGGCGCGGTCGGGATGATGCTGCCCGTCGGGATGCTGCCGGGCGTGCCGCTGGCGGTGGGATGCCTGCTCCTCGTGGCCGGCTGGCAGATGCTGCGCGGCCGCGACGGGCTGCGCCTGCCGCGCTGGCTGGCGCGGCGCGAATTGCCGGCGCGCCAGATCCAGGACGGCGTCCATCGGATGCGGCCCTGGCTTGAGCGGCACCGTCACCGCCTGCGCGCCCGCTCGCCGCGGCTGACCGAGCGGCGCGTGATCCTGATCCCCGGCGCGATCGCGGTGATGGGTTCGGGCGCATTGATGATCGCTCTGGGTTTCGTGCCGGGCCTGCCCGCCGCGCTGGCGCTGCCGGTCGCGCTGTTCGGGCTGGGCCTGACGATCCGAAACGGGCTGCTGGCCCTTCTGGGGCTGGTCGTGCTGGTGCCGGAACTGATCGGGGCGGCCTGGCTTCTGCGCTGA
- the secD gene encoding protein translocase subunit SecD, which produces MLQIALWKRLGIALVCLAGLSLALPNLFYNRVERHNDAATAIERGAMPTDALEADLALWPDILPSGLVNLGLDLRGGAHLLAEVQLGDVYEARLDGYWPEVRDALREVRAEVGTIRRQDAPPGELRVRISRPEGLQTAIAAVRDLAQPIVSISGVGQSDIDVRGAGDTVTVTLSEGERAATDDRTMQQSLEIIRRRVDEAGTREPTIQRQGSDRILIQVPGIGSAQELKELIGTTARLTFHPVVTRAASADADVDPDQLLHPSMDEDGTFYLLERTPVVTGDDLVDSQPAFDQNGLPAVTFRFNPAGARAFGEYTSQNVGAPFAIVLDEEVVTAPVIRQAITGGSGQITGNFDVEEANRLSILLRAGALPAEMTFLEERTIGPELGQDSIDAGQVASLVAMAAVVVFMVAAYGLFGIFATIALGMNVALIFGVLSLIGGTLTLPGIAGIVLTIGMAVDANVLVFERIREELKTARGPARAIELGYERALSAIVDANITTFIIAVILFTLGSGPVRGFAVTLGIGILTSVFTAIFVTRLLIVLWFERRRPKTIEV; this is translated from the coding sequence ATGCTGCAGATCGCGCTCTGGAAGCGGCTGGGCATCGCGCTGGTCTGCCTGGCGGGCCTGTCGCTGGCGCTGCCGAACCTGTTCTACAACCGCGTCGAGCGCCACAACGACGCCGCCACCGCGATCGAGCGCGGCGCGATGCCGACCGATGCGCTGGAGGCCGATCTCGCGCTCTGGCCCGACATCCTGCCCTCGGGCCTCGTCAATCTGGGCCTCGACCTGCGGGGCGGGGCGCATCTGCTGGCCGAGGTGCAGCTGGGCGACGTCTACGAGGCGCGGCTCGACGGCTACTGGCCCGAGGTGCGCGACGCGCTGCGCGAGGTGCGCGCCGAGGTCGGCACCATCCGCCGCCAGGACGCGCCGCCGGGTGAGCTCCGGGTGCGCATCTCGCGCCCCGAAGGCCTCCAGACCGCCATCGCCGCCGTGCGCGACCTGGCGCAGCCCATCGTCTCGATCTCGGGCGTCGGCCAATCCGATATCGACGTGCGCGGCGCGGGCGACACCGTCACCGTCACCCTGTCGGAAGGCGAGCGGGCGGCGACCGACGACCGCACCATGCAGCAGAGCCTCGAGATCATCCGCCGCCGCGTCGACGAGGCCGGCACGCGCGAACCCACGATCCAGCGCCAGGGCTCCGACCGCATCCTGATCCAGGTGCCGGGCATCGGCTCGGCGCAGGAACTCAAGGAGCTGATCGGCACCACCGCGCGGCTGACCTTCCACCCGGTCGTCACCCGCGCGGCAAGCGCCGATGCGGATGTCGATCCCGACCAGCTTCTGCACCCCTCGATGGACGAGGACGGGACCTTCTACCTGCTGGAGCGCACGCCCGTCGTGACCGGCGACGACCTCGTCGACAGCCAGCCGGCCTTCGACCAGAACGGGCTGCCCGCGGTCACCTTCCGCTTCAACCCGGCGGGCGCGCGGGCCTTCGGCGAATACACCTCGCAGAACGTCGGCGCCCCCTTCGCCATCGTGCTGGACGAGGAGGTCGTGACCGCCCCTGTGATCCGCCAGGCGATCACCGGCGGCTCGGGCCAGATCACCGGCAATTTCGACGTGGAGGAGGCCAATCGCCTGTCGATCCTGCTGCGCGCGGGCGCGTTGCCGGCCGAGATGACCTTCCTCGAGGAGCGCACCATCGGCCCCGAGCTGGGACAAGACAGCATCGACGCGGGCCAGGTCGCCTCGCTGGTCGCGATGGCGGCCGTCGTGGTCTTCATGGTCGCCGCCTACGGGCTGTTCGGCATCTTCGCCACCATCGCGCTGGGCATGAATGTCGCGCTGATCTTCGGCGTGCTCAGCCTGATCGGCGGCACGCTGACCCTTCCGGGCATCGCCGGCATCGTGCTGACCATCGGCATGGCCGTCGACGCCAACGTGCTGGTCTTCGAGCGCATCCGCGAGGAGTTGAAGACCGCGCGCGGCCCGGCCCGCGCCATCGAGCTGGGCTACGAGCGCGCGCTCTCGGCCATCGTCGACGCCAACATCACCACCTTCATCATCGCGGTGATCCTGTTCACGCTCGGCTCGGGCCCGGTGCGGGGCTTCGCGGTCACGCTGGGCATCGGCATCCTCACCTCGGTCTTCACCGCGATCTTCGTGACGCGGCTGTTGATCGTTTTGTGGTTCGAACGCCGCCGCCCCAAGACGATCGAGGTCTGA
- the aac(6') gene encoding aminoglycoside 6'-N-acetyltransferase — MPIRVASSTDIPDWIALRARLWPGTSRAEHRAEVEEWLAGTPDRCIVFVAVGAERGLLGFAEAALRHDHVNGCETTPVAFLEGIFVRSEMRGTGIGAALVRSVQAWAIERGCTELASDAALANRDSHAFHAAMGFAETERVVFFRKRLGET; from the coding sequence ATGCCGATACGGGTCGCGTCCAGCACCGACATCCCGGACTGGATCGCGCTGCGGGCGCGCCTGTGGCCCGGCACGTCGCGCGCCGAACACCGGGCCGAGGTCGAGGAATGGCTCGCCGGGACGCCGGACCGGTGCATCGTGTTCGTCGCCGTCGGGGCGGAGCGCGGGCTTCTCGGCTTCGCGGAGGCGGCCCTGCGCCACGACCACGTGAACGGCTGCGAGACGACGCCGGTCGCCTTTCTCGAAGGCATCTTCGTGCGCTCCGAGATGCGGGGCACCGGGATCGGCGCCGCGCTGGTCCGGTCGGTTCAGGCCTGGGCGATCGAACGCGGTTGCACGGAGCTGGCCTCCGACGCGGCCCTCGCCAACCGCGACAGCCATGCCTTCCACGCGGCGATGGGCTTCGCGGAAACGGAGCGCGTCGTGTTTTTTCGCAAGAGGCTTGGGGAGACCTGA
- a CDS encoding SDR family NAD(P)-dependent oxidoreductase, producing the protein MSLSIEGKTAIVTGAANGVGLAIARHFVEAGAKVMFADRDEERLEAEIGDSQGEETPNLRYFAGDLRERLTVANLLSATIDAFERVDILVNASRQIMVTDPLDADDNSVMMLLEQNLMTALRLSQAVAKRMIAQAEGEEGEGMIGSIINVGSIAGRRTQPELLAYSISAAALDQATRSLAVSLASKRIRVNGLAVGSVMSANLQARIREEGELRQQIIDATPLHRIAPPSELGETVQFLASDAAGFMIGQVLTVDGGRTLIDPVVGPAH; encoded by the coding sequence ATGAGCCTTTCCATCGAAGGCAAGACCGCCATCGTCACCGGGGCCGCCAATGGCGTGGGCCTCGCCATCGCGCGGCATTTCGTCGAGGCGGGCGCGAAGGTCATGTTCGCCGATCGCGACGAGGAGCGGCTGGAGGCCGAGATCGGCGACAGCCAGGGCGAGGAGACGCCGAACCTGCGCTACTTCGCGGGCGATCTGCGCGAGCGTCTGACGGTGGCGAACCTGCTGTCGGCCACGATCGACGCGTTCGAGCGGGTCGATATCCTCGTGAACGCCTCGCGCCAGATCATGGTGACCGATCCGCTCGATGCCGACGACAACTCGGTGATGATGCTGCTGGAGCAGAACCTGATGACGGCCCTGCGCCTCAGCCAGGCGGTGGCGAAGCGCATGATCGCGCAGGCCGAGGGCGAGGAGGGCGAGGGGATGATCGGCTCGATCATCAATGTGGGCTCGATCGCCGGGCGCCGCACGCAGCCCGAGCTTCTGGCCTATTCGATCAGCGCCGCCGCGCTGGACCAGGCGACGCGCAGCCTCGCGGTCAGCCTCGCGTCCAAGCGGATCCGGGTGAACGGGCTGGCCGTCGGCTCGGTCATGTCGGCCAACCTGCAGGCCCGCATCCGCGAGGAAGGCGAGTTGCGCCAGCAGATCATCGACGCCACGCCGCTGCACCGCATCGCGCCGCCGTCGGAGTTGGGCGAGACGGTGCAGTTCCTCGCCTCCGACGCGGCGGGGTTCATGATCGGGCAGGTGCTGACCGTCGATGGCGGGCGCACGCTGATCGACCCGGTGGTCGGCCCCGCGCACTGA